In Streptomyces roseifaciens, a single genomic region encodes these proteins:
- a CDS encoding serine/threonine-protein kinase: protein MSVSGNAPHPLPEKAGPYLLLTELGRGGMGRVLLGVAPDGRTAAVKLVHARHAADDGFRARFRREVEASRRVSGAYTAAVLDADADAELPWLASVFVAGPSLGAAVERAGALPPEALHRLAVGLATALDEIHRAGLVHRDLKPENVLLAEDGARVIDFGIARAAETGDATELTGTGSVVGSPPFMSPEQAEGRELTGASDVFSFGSVLVLAATGRSPFAGTSALQTLYNLVHTEPDLSGIPWALHGIVVRCLAKNPADRPTPAELLGLLGPVTPAARPWPPAVHRMVDEQRARVQGLLDGDPERTALLSRTDHSPAVPRTVVLTTYGVPSSPPRRHRTRRPVAWAAAGAVLAAGLGVGAYLLLREDEGGGPPDKYVTMPVCPEAVPKLPLREERRKDKDFYREQTPTASTQCFWFDKDQPQADGWNSFPSADVSWELRRSDPDENGTERQRREFADRAKGERRETGLGIGDEAYWSAASAYESDRKPCRLNVRDGNLVIRVYLDGTKHPACESEARDIIKAALAAMPPRAD from the coding sequence GTGAGCGTCTCCGGAAACGCGCCGCACCCGCTGCCTGAGAAGGCCGGACCGTACCTCCTCCTCACCGAACTCGGCCGGGGCGGCATGGGGCGCGTCCTGCTCGGCGTCGCGCCGGACGGCCGGACGGCGGCGGTGAAGCTCGTCCACGCGCGGCACGCGGCCGACGACGGCTTCCGCGCCCGTTTCCGGCGGGAGGTGGAGGCCTCGCGGAGAGTGTCCGGCGCGTACACGGCGGCCGTCCTCGACGCCGACGCGGACGCCGAGCTGCCCTGGCTCGCCTCGGTGTTCGTGGCCGGCCCCTCGCTGGGAGCGGCCGTGGAACGCGCGGGCGCGCTCCCCCCGGAGGCCCTGCACCGCCTGGCGGTGGGCCTGGCGACGGCCCTGGACGAGATCCACCGTGCCGGTCTCGTCCACCGCGACCTCAAGCCCGAGAACGTCCTGCTGGCCGAGGACGGCGCCCGGGTCATCGACTTCGGCATCGCACGGGCGGCAGAGACCGGGGACGCCACCGAACTCACCGGTACGGGATCGGTGGTCGGCTCGCCGCCGTTCATGTCCCCCGAACAGGCGGAGGGCCGGGAGCTGACCGGGGCGAGCGACGTGTTCTCCTTCGGCTCAGTCCTCGTCCTGGCGGCGACCGGCCGCAGCCCGTTCGCCGGGACCTCCGCCCTCCAGACGCTCTACAACCTCGTCCACACCGAACCCGACCTGAGCGGCATCCCCTGGGCCCTCCACGGGATCGTGGTCCGCTGCCTGGCCAAGAACCCGGCCGACCGGCCCACGCCGGCCGAACTCCTCGGCCTCCTCGGCCCGGTGACCCCGGCGGCCCGGCCGTGGCCGCCCGCCGTGCACCGGATGGTCGACGAGCAGCGGGCCCGGGTCCAGGGACTGCTCGACGGCGATCCCGAGCGCACGGCGCTCCTGTCCCGTACCGACCACTCCCCCGCCGTCCCGCGGACGGTCGTGCTCACCACGTACGGTGTTCCCTCCTCGCCACCCCGCCGGCACCGCACCCGCCGCCCCGTGGCGTGGGCGGCGGCGGGGGCGGTGCTTGCGGCGGGGCTCGGCGTGGGCGCGTACCTGCTCCTGCGCGAAGACGAGGGCGGCGGCCCTCCGGACAAGTACGTGACGATGCCGGTGTGTCCGGAGGCAGTGCCCAAGCTTCCGCTGCGGGAGGAGCGGAGGAAGGACAAGGACTTCTACAGGGAGCAGACGCCCACGGCATCCACCCAGTGCTTCTGGTTCGACAAGGACCAGCCCCAGGCGGACGGCTGGAACTCCTTTCCCAGCGCGGACGTCTCTTGGGAGCTGCGACGCTCGGACCCCGACGAGAACGGCACGGAACGCCAGCGCCGCGAATTCGCCGACAGAGCGAAGGGCGAGCGCCGCGAGACCGGCCTCGGCATCGGCGACGAGGCGTACTGGTCGGCGGCGTCGGCCTACGAGAGCGACCGGAAGCCCTGCCGGCTCAACGTCCGCGACGGCAACCTCGTGATCCGGGTCTACCTGGACGGCACCAAGCACCCTGCCTGCGAGTCGGAGGCCCGAGACATCATCAAGGCTGCGCTGGCGGCCATGCCGCCGCGCGCGGACTGA
- a CDS encoding MBL fold metallo-hydrolase — MHVKPSESGWYIDERCTNCDVARQLAPDLVGEADGRSVLLRQPRNPAETAQLDAAAHACPTRSIRPTSRRLDASSDPYPMPLDDTGTVYFCGHNSPRTAGANSYLLRRPDGTLMMVDTPRWGPALAARYAQLGPVTDVLLTHRDHAAHGRRYADHFGARLWIHEGDLDAAPDADRVLRGIEPVGIAEGVTAHPLPGHTRGSVLYLADDRYCFSGDSFYWSRTTADLEVAHSVTWYSIEELAASLARTAGRLRFEWVLPGHGDRRRLPADAMARRLRDLTARAGELRPRPIDFAALRW; from the coding sequence ATGCACGTGAAGCCCTCGGAAAGCGGCTGGTACATCGACGAGCGCTGTACGAACTGCGACGTCGCACGGCAGCTCGCGCCGGACCTGGTCGGCGAGGCCGACGGCCGGTCGGTCCTCCTCCGGCAGCCACGGAACCCCGCCGAGACCGCACAACTCGACGCCGCGGCGCACGCCTGCCCCACCCGGTCGATCCGCCCGACCTCACGCCGCCTGGACGCGTCATCGGACCCCTACCCGATGCCCCTGGACGATACCGGCACCGTGTACTTCTGCGGCCACAACTCCCCGCGCACCGCGGGCGCCAACTCCTACCTGCTGCGGCGACCTGACGGCACCCTGATGATGGTGGACACCCCGCGCTGGGGCCCCGCACTCGCCGCACGCTACGCGCAACTCGGCCCCGTCACCGACGTCCTCCTCACCCACCGGGACCACGCCGCACACGGCCGCCGCTACGCCGACCACTTCGGCGCCCGGCTGTGGATCCACGAGGGCGACCTGGACGCGGCCCCGGACGCCGACCGGGTCCTGCGGGGCATCGAGCCGGTCGGCATCGCCGAAGGAGTGACCGCGCACCCGCTGCCCGGGCACACGCGCGGCAGCGTGCTGTACCTCGCCGACGACCGGTACTGCTTCAGCGGCGACAGCTTCTACTGGTCGCGCACCACGGCGGATCTGGAAGTGGCCCACAGCGTCACCTGGTACTCCATCGAGGAACTGGCCGCGTCCCTGGCCCGCACGGCCGGCCGCCTGCGCTTCGAGTGGGTGCTGCCGGGCCATGGCGACCGCCGCCGCCTCCCGGCCGATGCCATGGCCCGACGGCTTCGGGACCTGACTGCCCGCGCCGGTGAACTCCGCCCCCGCCCCATCGACTTCGCTGCCCTGCGCTGGTGA
- a CDS encoding TetR/AcrR family transcriptional regulator, with translation MSRKPMVRPGGRSARVQQAVHTAVRELQAEVGRAELTIPLLAARAGVTPSTIYRRWGDLQELLSDVAVEHLRPDTPPEDRGQLLDDLQSWAEHFLEEMAAPTGRAYIRDALLGDPDGDNAGQCSAYAAEQVSTILARAAERGEDAPDTETVLDRVVAPMMYRILFRPDGLTAEYARRLAQEAVEGFGTTR, from the coding sequence ATGAGTCGCAAGCCGATGGTTCGCCCAGGGGGCCGCAGCGCACGGGTCCAGCAGGCGGTCCACACCGCCGTTCGCGAACTCCAGGCCGAGGTGGGGCGTGCAGAACTGACCATTCCGCTGCTGGCAGCCCGTGCCGGGGTCACTCCCTCGACGATCTACCGCCGCTGGGGCGACCTGCAGGAACTCCTCTCGGACGTCGCCGTCGAGCACCTGCGCCCGGACACTCCCCCGGAGGACCGCGGCCAACTGCTGGACGACCTGCAGAGCTGGGCCGAGCACTTCCTCGAGGAAATGGCGGCCCCGACGGGACGGGCCTACATCCGCGACGCTCTGCTGGGAGACCCCGACGGCGACAACGCGGGGCAGTGCTCGGCCTACGCGGCGGAGCAGGTCAGCACCATTCTCGCCCGGGCCGCGGAGCGCGGCGAGGACGCTCCCGACACCGAGACCGTGCTCGACCGGGTCGTGGCACCGATGATGTACCGCATCCTGTTCCGCCCCGACGGGCTCACCGCCGAGTACGCACGCCGCCTCGCGCAGGAGGCCGTGGAGGGCTTCGGCACCACCCGCTGA
- the rox gene encoding rifampin monooxygenase, whose product MIDVIVVGGGPTGLMLAGELRLHGVHVVVLEKLAEPTTESRGRGLHVRSVEVMDQRGLLERFREVSEPFTVGGPFAAFPTPWPDRMDTAHPYGLAMPQPVTERVLGERAVELGTEIRRGCDVTGLSQDEDGVTVELADGTQLRSRYAVGCDGGRSTVRKLLGVGFPGEPPTVETLLGDMELTEDPATVAAVVAEISKTHVRFGVVPNPDGTTYRVIVPADGVAEDRAAPTLEELKQRLREVAGTDFGVHSPRWLSRFGDATRQAERYRVGRVLLAGDAAHIHPPIGGQGLNLGVQDAFNLGWKLAAEVGGWAPEGLLDSYHAERHPVGARVVLNTRAQSVLLRTGPAEMALKELFSELLEFEVVNRYVTEMITAVGVRYDFGEGHELLGRRMRDVQLKRGRLYGLMHGGRGLLLDRTGRLSVEGWADRVDHVVDVSEELDVPAVLLRPDGHVAWVGEDQQDLLGHLPRWFGAATG is encoded by the coding sequence ATGATTGACGTCATCGTGGTCGGCGGCGGCCCGACCGGCTTGATGCTGGCCGGCGAGTTGCGGCTGCACGGTGTGCACGTGGTCGTGCTGGAGAAGCTGGCGGAGCCGACCACGGAGTCCCGCGGGCGTGGTCTGCACGTGCGCAGCGTCGAGGTGATGGACCAGCGCGGCCTGCTGGAGCGGTTCCGCGAGGTCAGCGAGCCGTTCACGGTCGGCGGTCCGTTCGCCGCCTTCCCCACGCCGTGGCCGGACCGGATGGACACCGCGCACCCGTACGGCCTCGCCATGCCGCAGCCGGTCACCGAGCGCGTGCTGGGCGAGCGCGCCGTCGAACTCGGCACCGAGATACGGCGCGGCTGCGATGTGACCGGGCTGAGCCAGGACGAGGACGGGGTGACCGTCGAGCTGGCCGACGGCACCCAGCTGCGCTCGCGCTACGCCGTCGGCTGCGACGGCGGCCGCAGCACGGTGCGCAAGCTGCTCGGCGTCGGCTTCCCCGGTGAGCCCCCCACGGTCGAGACGCTGCTGGGCGACATGGAGCTGACCGAGGATCCGGCGACGGTGGCCGCCGTGGTGGCCGAGATCAGCAAGACCCACGTACGGTTCGGCGTCGTCCCCAACCCGGACGGGACGACGTACCGCGTCATCGTGCCCGCCGACGGGGTGGCCGAGGACCGTGCCGCGCCGACCCTCGAGGAGCTCAAGCAGCGGCTTCGGGAGGTCGCGGGCACCGACTTCGGCGTGCACTCGCCGCGCTGGCTGTCCCGCTTCGGCGACGCCACCCGGCAGGCCGAGCGCTACCGGGTCGGCCGGGTGCTGCTGGCCGGCGACGCGGCGCACATCCACCCGCCGATCGGCGGGCAGGGGCTCAACCTCGGTGTCCAGGACGCGTTCAACCTCGGCTGGAAGCTGGCCGCCGAGGTGGGCGGCTGGGCCCCGGAGGGGCTGCTGGACAGCTACCACGCGGAACGGCACCCGGTGGGCGCCCGCGTCGTGCTCAACACCCGCGCGCAGAGCGTCCTGCTGAGGACCGGTCCGGCTGAGATGGCGCTGAAGGAGCTGTTCTCGGAGCTGCTGGAATTCGAGGTCGTCAACCGGTACGTGACCGAGATGATCACCGCGGTCGGGGTCCGCTACGACTTCGGCGAGGGCCACGAACTGCTCGGCCGGCGCATGCGGGACGTGCAGCTGAAGCGGGGCCGCCTCTACGGGCTGATGCACGGCGGACGCGGTCTGCTGCTCGACCGGACCGGCCGGCTCTCGGTGGAGGGCTGGGCCGACCGGGTCGACCACGTCGTCGACGTCAGCGAGGAACTGGACGTGCCCGCGGTGCTGCTGCGGCCGGACGGCCACGTGGCGTGGGTCGGCGAAGACCAGCAGGACCTGCTCGGGCACCTGCCGCGGTGGTTCGGCGCTGCCACCGGCTGA
- a CDS encoding MBL fold metallo-hydrolase, with protein MRTAPLTDPAPSSAASAAHWAVGEITVHRIDETPLPAPTGPWLLPAATADVVAEHDWLQPDFAGTDGVLRLDSHSFALVVDGLRVLVDTGIGNGKTRSNPAWHNLRTDYLARLAAAGFTPGNVDLVVLTHLHTDHVGWNTRQAGGAWVPTFPNARYLTAKTEYDFWAAYDMDEARRGIFRDSVLPVEEAGLLDLIDVPDEGIDVADGLRLVPAPGHTPGHVAVEVSSAGASALITGDCIHHPVQLAHPEIGSCVDTDPVQAEATRRTLLARLAGTGALVLGTHFPLPTAGRVVGEGDAYRLEAVTGHTRPGVA; from the coding sequence ATGCGCACAGCACCGCTCACCGACCCGGCCCCGTCCTCCGCCGCCTCCGCAGCCCACTGGGCCGTCGGGGAGATCACGGTCCACCGCATCGACGAGACCCCGCTGCCGGCCCCGACCGGACCATGGCTGCTGCCGGCCGCCACGGCGGACGTGGTCGCCGAACACGACTGGCTGCAGCCCGACTTCGCCGGCACGGACGGCGTCCTGCGCCTCGACAGCCACAGCTTCGCGCTGGTCGTGGACGGACTGCGCGTCCTCGTCGACACCGGGATCGGCAATGGCAAGACGAGGTCGAACCCGGCGTGGCACAACCTCCGCACCGACTACCTCGCACGCCTCGCAGCCGCCGGATTCACCCCCGGGAACGTCGACCTGGTCGTGCTCACCCACCTGCACACCGACCACGTCGGATGGAACACCCGGCAGGCCGGCGGCGCGTGGGTGCCGACCTTCCCCAACGCCCGCTACCTCACGGCGAAGACGGAATACGACTTCTGGGCCGCGTACGACATGGACGAGGCGCGGCGCGGCATATTCCGCGACTCCGTCCTCCCGGTCGAGGAGGCGGGACTGCTCGACCTGATCGACGTGCCGGACGAAGGGATCGACGTGGCCGACGGCCTGCGCCTGGTGCCCGCTCCGGGGCACACCCCCGGGCACGTCGCCGTGGAGGTGAGCAGCGCAGGCGCGTCGGCCCTCATCACCGGGGACTGCATCCACCACCCCGTCCAGCTGGCGCACCCGGAGATCGGCAGCTGCGTCGACACCGACCCCGTGCAGGCGGAGGCGACCCGCCGCACGCTGCTCGCCCGGCTCGCCGGCACCGGTGCCCTCGTCCTCGGCACGCACTTCCCCCTGCCGACCGCCGGGCGCGTGGTCGGCGAGGGCGACGCCTACCGGCTCGAGGCTGTGACCGGCCACACCCGGCCCGGCGTGGCCTGA
- a CDS encoding alpha/beta fold hydrolase yields the protein MMTAPGAEIYYEVRGSGPPLLLVNGGDGDAAMFGPLAGTLATDHTVITYDPRGNSRSRFTGSPAAQRIEEHARDAHLLLDTVAAGEPAYVFGTSYGGMVGMDLLVRHPGRVRALVAHEPFVIDLLPDADEWHALCQEVYELYEQAGTDVAMQRFGAAIGVEGPPPASSASGLPAPVREMLARIHGNMETCLAYELRSFTRFRPDVDALRTAPFALVIGGEGPKTLMHRVTRTLAEHTGSDVADFPGGHVGYLTHPADFAAALRTALGAAAGTAAPGH from the coding sequence ATGATGACCGCACCCGGGGCCGAGATCTACTACGAAGTACGCGGATCGGGCCCACCCCTTCTCCTCGTCAACGGCGGTGACGGTGACGCGGCCATGTTCGGCCCGCTGGCCGGCACACTGGCAACGGACCACACCGTCATCACCTACGACCCCCGCGGCAACTCCCGTAGCCGCTTCACCGGCTCCCCCGCCGCGCAGCGGATCGAGGAGCACGCCCGCGACGCCCACTTGCTGCTGGACACGGTGGCCGCCGGTGAACCGGCGTACGTCTTCGGCACCAGCTACGGCGGCATGGTCGGCATGGACCTCCTGGTCCGGCACCCCGGCCGGGTACGGGCGCTGGTCGCGCACGAGCCGTTCGTGATCGACCTGCTCCCCGACGCGGACGAGTGGCACGCGCTCTGCCAGGAGGTGTACGAGCTCTACGAACAGGCCGGCACCGACGTCGCGATGCAGAGGTTCGGTGCCGCCATCGGCGTGGAGGGACCGCCGCCGGCGTCGTCGGCCTCGGGCCTTCCGGCACCGGTCCGGGAGATGCTGGCGCGCATCCACGGCAACATGGAGACGTGCCTGGCGTACGAACTGCGCTCGTTCACCCGCTTCCGGCCCGACGTCGATGCGCTGCGCACGGCACCGTTCGCCTTGGTGATCGGCGGCGAGGGGCCCAAGACGCTCATGCACCGCGTCACACGGACCCTGGCGGAGCACACCGGCAGCGATGTCGCCGACTTCCCGGGCGGGCACGTGGGCTATCTGACGCACCCGGCCGACTTCGCCGCCGCACTGCGCACGGCGCTGGGCGCAGCAGCGGGCACGGCGGCTCCAGGGCACTGA
- a CDS encoding VOC family protein translates to MSSLIRHITIDSADPYALAAFWAKALDGSLGDDDHPGDPEAAVTSTAGSLLFVKVDDRKTVKNRVHLDLQPQDRTRDEEVERLLSLGAVIQGDHRRADGSGWVTLHDPEGNEFCVERSAAERSKG, encoded by the coding sequence ATGAGCTCCTTGATACGCCATATCACCATCGACTCCGCCGATCCCTATGCCCTGGCAGCGTTCTGGGCCAAGGCCCTGGACGGTTCGCTCGGTGACGACGACCACCCCGGAGACCCGGAGGCCGCCGTCACGAGCACGGCGGGTTCCCTGCTCTTCGTCAAGGTCGATGACCGCAAGACGGTGAAGAACCGCGTGCACCTGGATCTCCAGCCCCAGGACCGAACCCGGGACGAAGAGGTCGAGCGCCTGCTGTCCCTCGGCGCTGTGATTCAGGGCGACCACCGCAGGGCCGACGGCTCGGGCTGGGTGACGCTCCACGACCCCGAGGGCAATGAGTTCTGCGTCGAACGCAGCGCGGCGGAGCGATCGAAGGGCTGA
- a CDS encoding flavin-containing monooxygenase: MHTAPRPPSPSAPVAPQLDAVVVGAGFSGLYQLYRLRELGLRTRVFEACEDIGGTWYRNRYPGARCDVESTSYSFSFSPELDQEWEWSERYATQPELLRYLHHVADRFDLRKDVTLQTRVTRAVYDESGHVWQVTTDTGETVTARFVVLATGCMSAVKEPDIPGAGTFAGRALHTADWPHEGADLTGRRVAVIGTGCSGVQAIPLLAEQAAALTVFQRTPVYALPALNRPLSAAENAEFKAHYPEFRAAQRRSRGGTVFELPTRSALEVDEAERTATYEKGWETGLLSGLLRTYTDILADRAANETVAEFVRSKIRSIVTDPATAETLSPRTFPFGTKRPCLDTDYYATYNKPHVNVVDLTETPIVEITPRGIKTSDREHAVDVIVFATGFDAMTGSQVAVDIVGKGGTTLREKWADGPRNHLGVLSAGFPNLFTVIGPLSPSVLSNAVVSIEQHVEWISDCIAHLQKNDITEIDATPGAEEEWCAHVADLASRTLYPDVASWYTGANVPGKPRVFLAYTGGADRYRAECDAAARDGYRGFVLSGAAD; the protein is encoded by the coding sequence ATGCACACCGCCCCCCGGCCCCCCTCCCCGTCCGCCCCCGTCGCCCCGCAACTGGACGCCGTCGTCGTCGGGGCCGGCTTCTCCGGCCTCTACCAGCTGTACCGGCTGCGCGAACTGGGCCTGCGCACCCGCGTCTTCGAAGCGTGCGAGGACATCGGCGGAACGTGGTACCGGAACCGGTACCCCGGCGCCCGGTGCGACGTCGAGAGCACGTCGTACTCCTTCTCCTTCTCTCCCGAACTGGACCAGGAGTGGGAGTGGAGCGAGCGGTACGCGACGCAGCCGGAGCTCCTGCGCTACCTCCATCACGTCGCCGACCGTTTCGACCTGCGCAAGGACGTCACCCTGCAGACCCGCGTGACCCGGGCGGTGTACGACGAGAGCGGACACGTCTGGCAGGTCACCACCGACACCGGGGAGACGGTCACCGCACGGTTCGTCGTGCTGGCCACCGGCTGCATGTCGGCCGTCAAGGAACCGGACATACCCGGAGCCGGCACCTTCGCCGGCAGAGCCCTGCACACCGCCGACTGGCCGCACGAGGGCGCCGACCTCACCGGCAGACGGGTCGCCGTGATCGGTACCGGTTGCTCCGGCGTCCAGGCCATCCCGCTCCTGGCCGAACAGGCCGCCGCACTCACGGTCTTCCAGCGCACGCCGGTCTACGCGCTGCCCGCCCTGAACCGGCCGCTGTCCGCAGCGGAGAACGCCGAATTCAAGGCCCACTACCCGGAGTTCCGCGCCGCCCAGCGGCGGTCCCGCGGGGGCACCGTCTTCGAGCTGCCGACCCGCTCGGCCCTGGAAGTGGACGAGGCGGAGCGCACGGCCACCTATGAGAAGGGCTGGGAGACGGGCCTGCTCAGCGGCCTCCTGCGCACGTACACCGACATCCTCGCCGACCGGGCCGCCAACGAGACCGTCGCCGAATTCGTCCGCTCCAAGATCCGCTCGATCGTCACCGACCCGGCCACGGCCGAGACGCTCTCGCCGCGCACCTTCCCCTTCGGTACCAAGCGTCCCTGCCTGGACACCGACTACTACGCCACCTACAACAAGCCGCACGTGAACGTCGTGGACCTCACCGAGACGCCGATCGTGGAGATCACACCACGGGGCATCAAGACCTCGGACCGGGAACACGCCGTCGACGTCATCGTCTTCGCCACCGGCTTCGACGCCATGACCGGATCCCAGGTCGCCGTGGACATCGTCGGCAAGGGCGGCACCACCCTCAGGGAGAAGTGGGCCGACGGCCCCCGCAACCACCTGGGCGTGCTCTCGGCCGGGTTCCCGAACCTCTTCACCGTCATCGGACCCCTCAGCCCATCGGTGCTCAGCAACGCCGTGGTGTCCATCGAACAGCACGTGGAGTGGATCAGCGACTGCATCGCCCACCTGCAGAAGAACGACATCACCGAGATCGACGCCACCCCGGGCGCGGAGGAGGAGTGGTGCGCCCACGTCGCCGACCTCGCCTCCCGGACCCTCTACCCGGACGTCGCCTCCTGGTACACGGGGGCCAACGTGCCCGGCAAGCCCCGGGTGTTCCTGGCCTACACGGGCGGCGCGGACCGCTACCGGGCGGAATGCGACGCCGCCGCCCGGGACGGGTACCGCGGTTTCGTCCTGTCAGGCGCCGCCGACTGA
- a CDS encoding amidase produces MQPSEQHKPYEQRQPSEPYELTVAGAAEAVRTRRISPVELVDSVLGRIEQVEPRLRAFTTVTADHAREAARKAESELAGNAPRGPLHGIPAGLKDLIDVAGMATTASSRVRARHRAETDSTVAARLASAGVAFVGKTHTHEFAYGLTTPQTANAWDPKRVAGGSSGGSAVAVAAGAATFALGTDTGGSIRVPAALNGVVGLKPTYGLVPRYGVTSLAWSLDHVGPLTRTVEDAALVLAALVGHDPRDPASVAAPALDYRPGAGTDLTGLRVGVPGNYYFDRVDPRIEASVRRAIGRLEDLGARLVEVEIPMTRYIQPTQWGLMVPEASAYHERTLRAVPDLYAADVRVLLEAGELMTAGDYLRAQRARTLMRQAWREMLETVDVIAAPTVPLTAVEAGRSTVTWGDGSVESVSDAYVRLSAPANITGVPSLTVPVGRDTAGMPIGMQLMGRPFGEAKVLRAGHAYELTAPALGLAPAA; encoded by the coding sequence ATGCAGCCGTCTGAACAGCACAAGCCGTACGAGCAGCGCCAGCCGAGCGAGCCGTACGAACTGACCGTGGCCGGCGCGGCCGAGGCCGTACGCACCCGGCGGATCTCGCCGGTCGAGCTGGTGGACTCGGTGCTGGGGCGCATCGAGCAGGTCGAGCCGCGCCTGAGGGCCTTCACCACGGTGACGGCGGACCACGCGCGAGAGGCTGCGCGAAAGGCGGAGAGCGAGCTCGCCGGTAACGCTCCGAGAGGTCCGTTGCACGGCATACCCGCCGGCTTGAAGGACCTCATCGACGTGGCCGGGATGGCCACCACGGCGAGCTCCCGGGTGCGGGCACGTCACCGGGCGGAGACCGACAGCACGGTCGCCGCACGCCTCGCCTCGGCCGGCGTGGCGTTCGTCGGCAAGACCCACACGCACGAATTCGCCTACGGCCTGACCACTCCTCAGACCGCCAACGCCTGGGACCCGAAGCGGGTGGCCGGCGGCTCCAGCGGCGGTTCGGCCGTCGCCGTGGCCGCGGGGGCCGCCACCTTCGCCCTGGGCACCGACACCGGTGGGTCGATCCGGGTGCCCGCCGCGCTGAACGGAGTCGTCGGCCTGAAGCCGACGTACGGGCTGGTGCCCCGGTACGGCGTGACCTCGCTGGCCTGGTCGCTCGATCACGTCGGCCCCCTCACCCGCACGGTGGAGGACGCGGCGCTGGTCCTGGCCGCCCTGGTCGGACACGACCCGCGCGACCCCGCGTCCGTCGCGGCCCCGGCCCTGGACTACCGGCCGGGCGCCGGCACAGATCTGACGGGACTTCGGGTCGGCGTGCCGGGCAACTACTACTTCGACCGGGTGGACCCCCGGATCGAAGCCTCCGTGCGCCGGGCGATCGGCCGGCTGGAGGACCTCGGCGCCCGTCTCGTCGAGGTCGAGATCCCGATGACGCGCTACATCCAGCCGACCCAGTGGGGCCTGATGGTGCCCGAGGCCTCCGCCTATCACGAGCGGACCCTGCGGGCGGTGCCCGACCTGTACGCGGCCGACGTCCGCGTGCTCCTGGAGGCGGGCGAGCTCATGACCGCCGGGGACTACCTCCGGGCCCAGCGCGCCCGCACCCTCATGCGGCAGGCCTGGAGGGAGATGCTGGAGACGGTCGACGTGATCGCCGCACCGACCGTGCCGCTCACCGCCGTAGAGGCGGGCCGGTCCACCGTGACCTGGGGCGACGGGAGCGTGGAGAGCGTCTCCGATGCCTACGTGCGGCTGTCGGCCCCCGCCAACATCACCGGCGTCCCCTCGCTGACCGTGCCGGTCGGCCGGGACACGGCGGGCATGCCGATCGGCATGCAGCTGATGGGGCGCCCCTTCGGCGAAGCCAAGGTGCTCCGTGCGGGACACGCCTACGAACTGACCGCCCCCGCCCTCGGCCTGGCCCCGGCCGCGTAG